A genomic segment from Janthinobacterium sp. 64 encodes:
- the murC gene encoding UDP-N-acetylmuramate--L-alanine ligase has product MKHKVNNIHFVGIGGSGMSGIAEVLVNLGYKVSGSDLGSNAATQRLASLGATVMLGHAAENIGDADAVVTSGAVPQDNPEVVAARARKIPLVPRAVMLGELMRLKRGIAIAGTHGKTTTTSLVASVLAQGGLDPTFVIGGRLTSAGANAKLGSGDYLVAEADESDASFLNLTPMIEVITNIDADHMDTYEHDFEKLKQAFVQFTHRLPFYGRAMLCIDDPHVRAIIPFVTKPVTTYGFAQDAEVRAINARAVGLEMHFTVLQEGYPDLDVVLNQPGMHNVQNACSAIAIAREIGIADSATQQGLAEFSGVGRRFTRYGDVALPNGGSFALVDDFGHHPVETEVTLAAARAAYPGRRLVLAFQPHRYSRTRDLFEDFVKVLGAPDVLLLSEVYAAGEAPIVAADGRALAHALRARGKIEPIFVESMQDMADTIMSVARDGDVVLTMGAGSISGIPQQLTTYQSHTAKA; this is encoded by the coding sequence GTGAAGCATAAAGTAAACAATATCCACTTTGTCGGCATCGGCGGCAGCGGCATGAGCGGCATCGCCGAAGTGCTGGTCAACCTGGGCTACAAGGTGTCGGGCTCCGACCTGGGCAGCAATGCGGCGACGCAGCGCCTGGCGAGCCTGGGCGCGACCGTCATGCTCGGCCACGCGGCCGAGAACATCGGCGACGCCGATGCGGTGGTGACGTCGGGCGCCGTCCCGCAAGACAATCCGGAAGTGGTGGCCGCGCGTGCGCGCAAGATCCCGCTGGTGCCGCGCGCCGTGATGCTCGGTGAATTGATGCGTTTGAAACGCGGCATCGCGATTGCCGGCACGCACGGCAAGACGACGACGACCAGCCTGGTCGCTTCGGTGCTGGCGCAGGGCGGCCTCGATCCTACTTTTGTGATCGGCGGCCGTTTGACCAGCGCTGGCGCGAACGCCAAGCTGGGCTCGGGCGACTATCTGGTGGCCGAAGCCGATGAATCGGACGCCTCGTTCCTGAACCTGACGCCGATGATCGAAGTGATCACGAATATCGACGCCGATCACATGGATACGTACGAACACGATTTCGAAAAGCTCAAGCAGGCGTTCGTGCAGTTCACGCACCGTCTGCCTTTCTATGGCCGCGCCATGCTGTGCATCGACGATCCGCACGTGCGCGCCATCATCCCGTTCGTGACCAAGCCGGTCACCACCTATGGCTTCGCGCAGGACGCCGAAGTGCGCGCCATCAATGCGCGCGCCGTGGGCCTGGAAATGCATTTCACGGTGCTGCAGGAAGGCTATCCTGATCTCGACGTGGTGCTGAACCAGCCTGGCATGCACAATGTGCAAAATGCCTGCTCGGCGATCGCCATTGCGCGCGAAATCGGCATCGCCGACAGCGCCACGCAGCAAGGGCTGGCCGAATTTTCCGGCGTGGGCCGTCGCTTCACGCGCTACGGCGACGTGGCGCTGCCGAACGGCGGCAGCTTCGCCCTGGTCGACGATTTCGGCCATCACCCTGTGGAAACGGAAGTGACCCTGGCCGCTGCGCGCGCCGCCTATCCAGGCCGCCGTCTGGTGCTGGCGTTCCAGCCGCACCGTTACAGCCGCACGCGCGACCTGTTCGAGGATTTCGTGAAAGTGCTCGGTGCGCCCGACGTGCTGCTGCTGTCCGAAGTGTATGCGGCGGGCGAAGCGCCCATCGTCGCCGCCGACGGCCGCGCCCTGGCGCATGCGCTGCGCGCGCGCGGCAAGATCGAACCGATTTTCGTCGAGTCCATGCAGGACATGGCCGACACCATCATGAGCGTGGCGCGCGACGGCGACGTCGTGCTGACCATGGGCGCGGGCTCGATCAGCGGCATCCCGCAACAACTGACAACATATCAATCTCACACTGCAAAGGCCTGA
- a CDS encoding D-alanine--D-alanine ligase, whose amino-acid sequence MNQASVIDVKQLGKVGVLFGGSSAEREVSLMSGTGVLAALTSRGVDAHAFDTGERSLAELAAEQFDRVFIALHGRFGEDGSLQGALEQLGIPYTGSGVMACAVGMDKVYTKMIWLMHQLPTPQYAVLDDSADLAKVAAELGLPLIVKPPHEGSSIGITTVNEASAFQAAYDIAAGLDDSVLAEEFIRGREFTVAILGKGATARALPPIEIVAPQGNYDYQNKYFTDDTQYFCPPQLDQAIVAEMERIAVAAYRALGCEGWGRVDVLMRAADSKLFLLEVNTSPGMTGHSLVPMAARAVGISYEDLCLEIVAGARLKMHKGQH is encoded by the coding sequence GTGAACCAAGCTTCAGTTATCGACGTTAAACAATTGGGCAAGGTCGGCGTCCTGTTCGGCGGCAGTTCGGCCGAGCGCGAAGTGTCGCTGATGTCCGGCACGGGCGTGCTGGCCGCCTTGACAAGCCGTGGCGTGGACGCGCACGCGTTCGACACGGGCGAACGCAGCCTGGCCGAACTGGCCGCTGAACAATTCGACCGCGTCTTCATCGCGCTGCACGGCCGCTTCGGCGAGGACGGCAGCCTGCAGGGCGCGCTGGAGCAGCTGGGCATTCCCTACACGGGCAGCGGTGTGATGGCGTGCGCGGTGGGCATGGACAAGGTCTATACCAAGATGATCTGGCTGATGCACCAGCTGCCGACGCCACAGTACGCGGTGCTCGATGACAGCGCCGACCTGGCCAAGGTCGCCGCGGAACTGGGCTTGCCGCTGATCGTCAAGCCGCCGCATGAAGGTTCGAGCATCGGCATCACGACCGTCAACGAAGCATCGGCCTTCCAGGCGGCCTACGACATCGCCGCCGGTCTCGATGATTCGGTGCTGGCCGAGGAATTCATCAGGGGCCGCGAATTCACCGTCGCGATCCTGGGCAAGGGCGCCACGGCGCGCGCGCTGCCGCCGATCGAGATCGTCGCGCCGCAAGGCAATTACGATTACCAGAACAAGTACTTCACGGACGATACGCAGTATTTCTGCCCGCCGCAGCTGGACCAGGCGATCGTGGCGGAAATGGAGCGCATTGCCGTGGCAGCCTACCGCGCCCTCGGCTGCGAAGGCTGGGGACGGGTCGACGTGCTGATGCGCGCGGCCGACAGCAAGCTGTTCCTGCTGGAAGTGAACACCTCGCCAGGCATGACGGGCCATTCGCTCGTGCCGATGGCGGCGCGCGCGGTGGGCATCAGCTATGAAGACCTGTGCCTGGAAATCGTCGCTGGCGCGCGTTTGAAAATGCACAAGGGACAGCACTGA
- a CDS encoding cell division protein FtsQ/DivIB encodes MWHDAKSLNTTANGLLAAVLVVCVAAGVWWVSQRPMFDLRTIKVESADDKGLRHVNYLTLRSGTLGRIKGNFFTTNLESVRGVFESVPWVRRASVRREWPNQLIVALEEHEALGTWGEDGRLLSVKGDVFTANVAEAEDDHELPAFAGPDGSEKEVLATYVQLAKWFAPLKMVPETLSLSSRYAWTVKLDNGMSVALGREQNHTTLKARVDRLVGIYPQLASRLENIDTIDMRYQNGLALSSAGLVIPAEGKDGKPVMKKKNSSPLKKPT; translated from the coding sequence ATGTGGCATGACGCTAAAAGCCTCAATACGACTGCCAACGGCTTGCTGGCCGCGGTTCTGGTCGTGTGCGTGGCGGCCGGCGTCTGGTGGGTGTCGCAGCGTCCCATGTTCGACCTGCGCACGATCAAGGTGGAAAGCGCGGACGACAAGGGCCTGCGCCACGTGAATTACCTGACCCTGCGCAGCGGCACTTTGGGCCGCATCAAGGGCAATTTTTTCACGACCAATCTGGAAAGCGTGCGCGGCGTGTTTGAATCGGTGCCTTGGGTGCGCCGCGCCAGCGTGCGGCGCGAGTGGCCGAACCAGCTGATCGTGGCGCTGGAAGAACACGAAGCGCTGGGCACCTGGGGCGAGGACGGGCGTTTGCTGTCGGTCAAGGGCGATGTGTTTACGGCCAATGTGGCCGAAGCGGAAGACGACCATGAGTTGCCGGCGTTTGCCGGCCCCGATGGCAGCGAGAAGGAAGTGCTGGCCACCTACGTGCAGCTGGCAAAGTGGTTTGCGCCGCTGAAGATGGTGCCGGAAACCCTGTCGCTGTCGAGCCGCTATGCGTGGACGGTGAAACTGGATAACGGCATGAGCGTGGCGCTGGGGCGTGAACAGAATCATACGACCCTGAAGGCGCGGGTCGACCGGCTGGTGGGCATCTACCCGCAACTGGCGAGCCGGCTGGAAAATATCGACACGATCGATATGCGCTACCAGAATGGCCTGGCGCTCAGTTCCGCCGGCCTGGTGATACCGGCCGAAGGCAAGGATGGCAAGCCAGTGATGAAGAAGAAAAACAGCAGTCCGCTTAAAAAACCGACTTAA
- the ftsA gene encoding cell division protein FtsA, with the protein MTKDAKNLIVGLDIGTSKVVAVVAEVMSDGRHEVIGLGQHESKGLKKGVVVNIEATVESIQRALEEAELMADCKIRNVYAGIAGSHIRSFNSSGMVAIKDKEVTATDVARVIETAKAVNIPTDQQLLHTVPQEFIVDSQEDVREPIGMSGIRLEVKVHIVTGAVSAVQNIVKCVRRCGLEVSDLILQPMASADAVLTPDEKELGVVLIDIGGGTTDVAVFSDGAIRHTAVIPIAGDQITNDIAMALRTPTAEAEEIKIRYGVAKQVLADPGESLEVPGLGDRGPRNLSRQALAAVIEPRVEELFAMVHQVVRESGYEGVLSSGIVLTGGTSIMPGMVEMAEDIFLKPARLGTPEYRGQLADVVRSPRYATVLGLLLEAKKQYLRGHIVTRQDGSVKAVWQRMKEWFLGNF; encoded by the coding sequence ATGACAAAAGACGCGAAAAACCTGATCGTCGGCCTCGACATCGGCACCTCGAAAGTGGTGGCGGTGGTAGCCGAAGTGATGTCCGACGGACGCCACGAAGTGATCGGGCTGGGCCAGCACGAATCGAAGGGCCTGAAAAAGGGCGTGGTGGTCAATATCGAGGCCACGGTGGAATCCATCCAGCGCGCGCTGGAAGAGGCCGAGCTGATGGCCGACTGCAAGATCCGCAATGTGTACGCGGGCATTGCGGGCAGCCATATCCGCAGCTTCAATTCCAGCGGCATGGTAGCCATCAAGGACAAGGAAGTGACGGCGACCGACGTGGCGCGCGTCATCGAGACGGCAAAAGCGGTTAACATTCCGACCGATCAGCAATTGCTGCACACGGTGCCGCAAGAGTTCATCGTCGACAGCCAGGAAGACGTGCGCGAGCCTATCGGCATGAGCGGCATCCGTCTGGAGGTGAAGGTGCATATCGTCACCGGCGCCGTGTCGGCAGTGCAGAACATCGTCAAGTGCGTGCGCCGCTGCGGCCTGGAAGTGTCGGACCTGATCCTGCAGCCGATGGCGTCCGCCGATGCGGTGCTCACGCCCGACGAGAAGGAACTGGGCGTGGTGCTGATCGACATCGGCGGCGGAACGACCGATGTGGCGGTATTCTCCGATGGCGCGATCCGCCATACGGCAGTCATTCCCATCGCCGGCGACCAGATTACCAACGACATCGCCATGGCCTTGCGTACCCCGACCGCGGAAGCGGAAGAAATCAAGATCCGCTATGGCGTGGCCAAGCAGGTCCTGGCCGACCCTGGCGAATCGCTGGAAGTGCCTGGCCTGGGCGACCGCGGCCCGCGCAACCTGTCGCGCCAGGCGCTGGCGGCAGTGATCGAGCCGCGCGTCGAGGAGCTGTTCGCGATGGTGCACCAGGTGGTGCGCGAATCCGGTTATGAGGGCGTGCTGTCGTCGGGCATCGTGCTCACGGGCGGCACCTCCATCATGCCCGGCATGGTGGAAATGGCGGAAGATATTTTCCTGAAACCGGCGCGCCTGGGCACGCCCGAGTATCGGGGCCAGCTGGCCGACGTGGTGCGCAGTCCGCGCTATGCCACGGTATTGGGCCTGCTGCTGGAAGCGAAGAAGCAATACTTGCGCGGCCACATTGTGACGCGTCAGGACGGCTCGGTGAAGGCAGTCTGGCAGCGCATGAAGGAATGGTTTTTAGGGAATTTTTAA